The Rhododendron vialii isolate Sample 1 chromosome 8a, ASM3025357v1 genome has a window encoding:
- the LOC131298364 gene encoding putative F-box protein At3g52320 — protein sequence MPMLIQISKKPRERESHGGGSVSAVLPRELVAEELLTRLPANSLMRFKCVSKLWRSTITDPSFCKAHRARSCSRRGLLMVRPDVNPPVSGLGFFLYANYGASVLESLHPFTVGGGGGLVKKKRNKVGVLELLHQFNVRGDGVTEVVNGLFCMYTDCRARICNVSTGEIMELPSPPPKKHKSFKHCKM from the exons atGCCAATGCTCATACAGATATCGAAGAAaccccgagagagagagagccatggcGGTGGATCAGTTTCGGCAGTTCTCCCTCGCGAGTTGGTGGCCGAAGAGTTGCTCACGAGGCTTCCGGCCAATTCCCTGATGCGATTCAAGTGTGTTTCAAAGCTGTGGCGTTCAACCATCACCGATCCTTCCTTTTGCAAAGCCCACCGCGCTCGTTCCTGTTCCCGCCGTGGCTTATTAATGGTACGTCCGGACGTCAACCCCCCTGTCTCAGGATTAGGCTTCTTCCTCTACGCAAATTACGGAGCATCTGTGTTAGAATCGCTTCACCCTTTTAcagtaggaggaggaggaggactaGTTAAGAAGAAGAGGAATAAGGTAGGTGTATTAGAGTTGCTTCACCAGTTTAACGTACGAGGAGATGGTGTTACGGAGGTGGTTAACGGCCTCTTTTGCATGTACACGGATTGTCGGGCGAGGATTTGCAACGTCTCTACCGGTGAAATTATGGAGCTTCCTAGTCCTCCCCCGAAGAAACATAAATCTTTCAAACACTGCAA AATGTGA
- the LOC131298365 gene encoding uncharacterized protein LOC131298365 isoform X2, producing the protein MWDSKAALSEIQVRSIASLSRKLMWGSKAAWSEIQVRSISSLSQELMWASKAALSEIQVRSIASLSRPAPLPTQIFRQKPRRRMKKLDWHTSWASQKPWRGLLSCMDLLKTERMGGY; encoded by the exons ATGTGGGACAGCAAGGCCGCGTTGTCAGAGATACAAGTCAGATCCATAGCCAGTCTAAG CCGAAAGTTGATGTGGGGCAGCAAGGCCGCGTGGTCAGAGATACAAGTCAGATCCATCTCCAGTCTAAG TCAAGAGTTGATGTGGGCCAGCAAGGCCGCGTTGTCAGAGATACAAGTCAGATCCATAGCCAGTCTAAG TAGGCCCGCGCCCCTGCCCACACAGATCTTTCGGCAAAAgccgaggaggaggatgaaAAAGTTGGATTGGCACACTTCCTGGGCAAGTCAGAAGCCCTGGAGGGGCTTGCTGAGCTGTATGGATTTATTGAAGACTGAAAGAATGGGGGGCTATTAA
- the LOC131298365 gene encoding uncharacterized protein LOC131298365 isoform X1, with amino-acid sequence MWDSKAALSEIQVRSIASLSRKLMWGSKAAWSEIQVRSISSLSQELMWASKAALSEIQVRSIASLSQHLILDSRPAPLPTQIFRQKPRRRMKKLDWHTSWASQKPWRGLLSCMDLLKTERMGGY; translated from the exons ATGTGGGACAGCAAGGCCGCGTTGTCAGAGATACAAGTCAGATCCATAGCCAGTCTAAG CCGAAAGTTGATGTGGGGCAGCAAGGCCGCGTGGTCAGAGATACAAGTCAGATCCATCTCCAGTCTAAG TCAAGAGTTGATGTGGGCCAGCAAGGCCGCGTTGTCAGAGATACAAGTCAGATCCATAGCCAGTCTAAG CCAACATTTGATTTTGGACAGTAGGCCCGCGCCCCTGCCCACACAGATCTTTCGGCAAAAgccgaggaggaggatgaaAAAGTTGGATTGGCACACTTCCTGGGCAAGTCAGAAGCCCTGGAGGGGCTTGCTGAGCTGTATGGATTTATTGAAGACTGAAAGAATGGGGGGCTATTAA
- the LOC131298365 gene encoding uncharacterized protein LOC131298365 isoform X3 yields MWDSKAALSEIQVRSIASLSRKLMWGSKAAWSEIQVRSISSLSQELMWASKAALSEIQVRSIASLRPAPLPTQIFRQKPRRRMKKLDWHTSWASQKPWRGLLSCMDLLKTERMGGY; encoded by the exons ATGTGGGACAGCAAGGCCGCGTTGTCAGAGATACAAGTCAGATCCATAGCCAGTCTAAG CCGAAAGTTGATGTGGGGCAGCAAGGCCGCGTGGTCAGAGATACAAGTCAGATCCATCTCCAGTCTAAG TCAAGAGTTGATGTGGGCCAGCAAGGCCGCGTTGTCAGAGATACAAGTCAGATCCATAGCCAGTCTAAG GCCCGCGCCCCTGCCCACACAGATCTTTCGGCAAAAgccgaggaggaggatgaaAAAGTTGGATTGGCACACTTCCTGGGCAAGTCAGAAGCCCTGGAGGGGCTTGCTGAGCTGTATGGATTTATTGAAGACTGAAAGAATGGGGGGCTATTAA
- the LOC131298365 gene encoding uncharacterized protein LOC131298365 isoform X4: MWGSKAAWSEIQVRSISSLSQELMWASKAALSEIQVRSIASLSQHLILDSRPAPLPTQIFRQKPRRRMKKLDWHTSWASQKPWRGLLSCMDLLKTERMGGY; this comes from the exons ATGTGGGGCAGCAAGGCCGCGTGGTCAGAGATACAAGTCAGATCCATCTCCAGTCTAAG TCAAGAGTTGATGTGGGCCAGCAAGGCCGCGTTGTCAGAGATACAAGTCAGATCCATAGCCAGTCTAAG CCAACATTTGATTTTGGACAGTAGGCCCGCGCCCCTGCCCACACAGATCTTTCGGCAAAAgccgaggaggaggatgaaAAAGTTGGATTGGCACACTTCCTGGGCAAGTCAGAAGCCCTGGAGGGGCTTGCTGAGCTGTATGGATTTATTGAAGACTGAAAGAATGGGGGGCTATTAA
- the LOC131298361 gene encoding oligopeptide transporter 7-like isoform X2, which produces MTSAAREISAPLIQKEAEQHDASGSTTPPPYEPYEEENSPIEQVALTVPVTDDRTLPAVTFRMWTLGTLACVLLSFLNQFFWYRREPLSITSISAQIAVVPLGRLMAATLTKRVFFEGRKWEFTLNPGPFNVKEHVLITIFANAGEGNVYAIHIVSAVKVFYKRDLTFFVALVVALTTQVLGFGWAGVCRRFLVEPAAMWWPQNLVQVSLFRALHEKEERPKGGLTRNQFFLIAFTCSFAYYVFPGYLFPMLTSLSWLCWFFPNSILAHQLGSGLQGLGIGALGFDWSSISSYLRSPLASPWFATVNIALGFMLMTYVIAPVAYWLNIYNAKTFPIFSDGLFTSAGQNYNITSIIDENFHIDFEAYDREGPLYISTFFAMTYAFSFACLTATIVHVLLFHGRELWQQSKSVFQERKMDIHTKLMRKYKQVPEWWFTCILLLNITATIFVCEYYKDQLQLPWWGVLLACGLAAFFTLPIGVITATTNQVVGTLVSALVHLGTAWWLMDTVPDICDRALLPPGSPWTCPGDHVFYDASVIWGLIGPRRIFGELGYYSTINWFFLVGAIAPLIVFLLHKAFPNQHWIRLITMPVLFGATINMPPATAVNYTSWIIIGFVSGFIVFRYYREWWGRHNYVLSGALDAGLAFMAVLLYLCLGMQHVDLSWWGSDPDGCRLASCPTADGIMVEGCPGYMRQV; this is translated from the exons atgacatcCGCTGCTCGAGAAATCTCAGCTCCACTAA TTCAGAAGGAAGCCGAGCAACACGATGCCTCCGGctccaccacgccaccaccgtACGAACCGTACGAGGAGGAAAACTCTCCGATCGAGCAAGTAGCTCTCACAGTCCCGGTCACCGACGACCGGACCTTGCCGGCGGTGACATTCCGCATGTGGACGCTCGGAACCCTAGCCTGCGTCCTCCTCTCGTTCCTCAACCAGTTCTTCTGGTACCGCCGAGAACCTCTCTCGATCACCTCCATCTCCGCTCAGATCGCGGTGGTGCCGCTCGGCCGCCTCATGGCGGCGACGCTCACGAAGCGAGTGTTCTTCGAGGGGCGGAAGTGGGAATTCACGTTGAACCCGGGGCCGTTCAACGTGAAGGAGCACGTGCTCATCACGATCTTCGCCAACGCGGGGGAGGGAAACGTTTACGCGATTCACATCGTCAGCGCCGTCAAGGTGTTTTACAAACGGGACTTGACGTTCTTCGTGGCGTTGGTCGTCGCTCTGACGACGCAGGTGTTGGGGTTCGGGTGGGCGGGGGTTTGCCGGCGGTTTTTGGTGGAGCCCGCCGCCATGTGGTGGCCCCAGAATCTTGTCCAGGTGTCGCTGTTCAG GGCACTGCATGAGAAAGAGGAGAGGCCCAAAGGTGGATTAACAAGGAACCAATTCTTTCTCATTGCCTTCACTTGTAGTTTCGCATACTATGTGTTTCCAGGCTACCTCTTCCCGATGCTCACCTCCCTTTCCTGGCTATGTTGGTTTTTTCCAAACTCAATCCTGGCCCACCAGCTAGGCTCAGGCCTCCAAGGCCTAGGGATTGGTGCACTAGGATTTGATTGGTCCAGCATTTCATCTTACCTTCGGAGCCCACTTGCTAGCCCATGGTTTGCCACTGTCAATATTGCTCTTGGGTTTATGCTTATGACGTATGTCATTGCTCCAGTTGCATATTGGCTCAATATCTACAATGCCAAGACTTTCCCCATTTTCTCAGATGGCCTCTTCACTTCTGCAGGCCAAAACTACAATATCACTTCTATAATAGATGAGAACTTCCATATTGATTTCGAGGCGTATGATCGAGAGGGCCCTCTTTATATCAGCACTTTCTTTGCTATGACATATGCTTTCAGTTTTGCCTGCCTCACTGCCACTATTGTTCACGTTTTACTCTTCCATGGAAG AGAATTGTGGCAGCAAAGCAAGTCTGTTTtccaagaaaggaaaatggataTACACACAAAGCTCATGAGAAAGTACAAACAAGTTCCTGAATGGTGGTTCACTTGCATCCTCCTGTTGAACATCACCGCAACCATATTTGTTTGCGAGTACTACAAGGATCAACTCCAGCTTCCATGGTGGGGAGTCTTGCTGGCATGTGGCCTTGCCGCCTTTTTCACCCTTCCGATTGGGGTCATCACCGCCACAACAAACCAG GTGGTAGGTACTCTAGTATCAGCATTGGTGCATTTGGGAACAGCATGGTGGCTTATGGACACAGTTCCTGATATATGCGACAGAGCCCTTCTCCCCCCAGGAAGTCCATGGACCTGCCCAGGCGACCACGTGTTCTACGATGCCTCAGTCATCTGGGGCCTAATTGGCCCCCGTAGAATTTTCGGTGAACTCGGCTACTACTCCACCATCAACTGGTTTTTTTTAGTTGGGGCCATAGCTCCTCTAATAGTCTTCCTTCTGCACAAAGCCTTTCCAAACCAGCACTGGATTCGACTCATTACAATGCCGGTGCTGTTTGGAGCAACGATCAATATGCCCCCAGCTACTGCAGTCAACTACACAAGCTGGATTATTATTGGCTTTGTATCGGGTTTCATTGTCTTTAGATATTACCGCGAATGGTGGGGCCGTCACAACTACGTGCTGTCAGGGGCGCTTGATGCCGGCTTGGCCTTCATGGCGGTTTTACTGTACTTGTGTTTGGGGATGCAGCATGTTGATCTCAGCTGGTGGGGGAGCGACCCTGATGGGTGCCGTTTGGCTTCTTGCCCCACCGCTGATGGGATTATGGTTGAAGGTTGCCCTGGTTATATGAGACAAGTGTGA
- the LOC131298361 gene encoding oligopeptide transporter 7-like isoform X1, with product MTSAAREISAPLIQKEAEQHDASGSTTPPPYEPYEEENSPIEQVALTVPVTDDRTLPAVTFRMWTLGTLACVLLSFLNQFFWYRREPLSITSISAQIAVVPLGRLMAATLTKRVFFEGRKWEFTLNPGPFNVKEHVLITIFANAGEGNVYAIHIVSAVKVFYKRDLTFFVALVVALTTQVLGFGWAGVCRRFLVEPAAMWWPQNLVQVSLFRALHEKEERPKGGLTRNQFFLIAFTCSFAYYVFPGYLFPMLTSLSWLCWFFPNSILAHQLGSGLQGLGIGALGFDWSSISSYLRSPLASPWFATVNIALGFMLMTYVIAPVAYWLNIYNAKTFPIFSDGLFTSAGQNYNITSIIDENFHIDFEAYDREGPLYISTFFAMTYAFSFACLTATIVHVLLFHGRELWQQSKSVFQERKMDIHTKLMRKYKQVPEWWFTCILLLNITATIFVCEYYKDQLQLPWWGVLLACGLAAFFTLPIGVITATTNQTPGLNVITEYIIGYIYPGYPVANMCFKVYGYISVKQGIAFLQDFKLGHYMKIPPRTMFMAQVVGTLVSALVHLGTAWWLMDTVPDICDRALLPPGSPWTCPGDHVFYDASVIWGLIGPRRIFGELGYYSTINWFFLVGAIAPLIVFLLHKAFPNQHWIRLITMPVLFGATINMPPATAVNYTSWIIIGFVSGFIVFRYYREWWGRHNYVLSGALDAGLAFMAVLLYLCLGMQHVDLSWWGSDPDGCRLASCPTADGIMVEGCPGYMRQV from the exons atgacatcCGCTGCTCGAGAAATCTCAGCTCCACTAA TTCAGAAGGAAGCCGAGCAACACGATGCCTCCGGctccaccacgccaccaccgtACGAACCGTACGAGGAGGAAAACTCTCCGATCGAGCAAGTAGCTCTCACAGTCCCGGTCACCGACGACCGGACCTTGCCGGCGGTGACATTCCGCATGTGGACGCTCGGAACCCTAGCCTGCGTCCTCCTCTCGTTCCTCAACCAGTTCTTCTGGTACCGCCGAGAACCTCTCTCGATCACCTCCATCTCCGCTCAGATCGCGGTGGTGCCGCTCGGCCGCCTCATGGCGGCGACGCTCACGAAGCGAGTGTTCTTCGAGGGGCGGAAGTGGGAATTCACGTTGAACCCGGGGCCGTTCAACGTGAAGGAGCACGTGCTCATCACGATCTTCGCCAACGCGGGGGAGGGAAACGTTTACGCGATTCACATCGTCAGCGCCGTCAAGGTGTTTTACAAACGGGACTTGACGTTCTTCGTGGCGTTGGTCGTCGCTCTGACGACGCAGGTGTTGGGGTTCGGGTGGGCGGGGGTTTGCCGGCGGTTTTTGGTGGAGCCCGCCGCCATGTGGTGGCCCCAGAATCTTGTCCAGGTGTCGCTGTTCAG GGCACTGCATGAGAAAGAGGAGAGGCCCAAAGGTGGATTAACAAGGAACCAATTCTTTCTCATTGCCTTCACTTGTAGTTTCGCATACTATGTGTTTCCAGGCTACCTCTTCCCGATGCTCACCTCCCTTTCCTGGCTATGTTGGTTTTTTCCAAACTCAATCCTGGCCCACCAGCTAGGCTCAGGCCTCCAAGGCCTAGGGATTGGTGCACTAGGATTTGATTGGTCCAGCATTTCATCTTACCTTCGGAGCCCACTTGCTAGCCCATGGTTTGCCACTGTCAATATTGCTCTTGGGTTTATGCTTATGACGTATGTCATTGCTCCAGTTGCATATTGGCTCAATATCTACAATGCCAAGACTTTCCCCATTTTCTCAGATGGCCTCTTCACTTCTGCAGGCCAAAACTACAATATCACTTCTATAATAGATGAGAACTTCCATATTGATTTCGAGGCGTATGATCGAGAGGGCCCTCTTTATATCAGCACTTTCTTTGCTATGACATATGCTTTCAGTTTTGCCTGCCTCACTGCCACTATTGTTCACGTTTTACTCTTCCATGGAAG AGAATTGTGGCAGCAAAGCAAGTCTGTTTtccaagaaaggaaaatggataTACACACAAAGCTCATGAGAAAGTACAAACAAGTTCCTGAATGGTGGTTCACTTGCATCCTCCTGTTGAACATCACCGCAACCATATTTGTTTGCGAGTACTACAAGGATCAACTCCAGCTTCCATGGTGGGGAGTCTTGCTGGCATGTGGCCTTGCCGCCTTTTTCACCCTTCCGATTGGGGTCATCACCGCCACAACAAACCAG ACACCAGGCTTAAACGTGATCACGGAGTACATTATTGGGTATATATATCCAGGATATCCAGTAGCTAACATGTGCTTTAAGGTGTATGGGTATATTAGTGTGAAGCAAGGGATCGCCTTTCTGCAAGACTTCAAGCTTGGACATTACATGAAAATTCCTCCTAGAACAATGTTCATGGCTCAG GTGGTAGGTACTCTAGTATCAGCATTGGTGCATTTGGGAACAGCATGGTGGCTTATGGACACAGTTCCTGATATATGCGACAGAGCCCTTCTCCCCCCAGGAAGTCCATGGACCTGCCCAGGCGACCACGTGTTCTACGATGCCTCAGTCATCTGGGGCCTAATTGGCCCCCGTAGAATTTTCGGTGAACTCGGCTACTACTCCACCATCAACTGGTTTTTTTTAGTTGGGGCCATAGCTCCTCTAATAGTCTTCCTTCTGCACAAAGCCTTTCCAAACCAGCACTGGATTCGACTCATTACAATGCCGGTGCTGTTTGGAGCAACGATCAATATGCCCCCAGCTACTGCAGTCAACTACACAAGCTGGATTATTATTGGCTTTGTATCGGGTTTCATTGTCTTTAGATATTACCGCGAATGGTGGGGCCGTCACAACTACGTGCTGTCAGGGGCGCTTGATGCCGGCTTGGCCTTCATGGCGGTTTTACTGTACTTGTGTTTGGGGATGCAGCATGTTGATCTCAGCTGGTGGGGGAGCGACCCTGATGGGTGCCGTTTGGCTTCTTGCCCCACCGCTGATGGGATTATGGTTGAAGGTTGCCCTGGTTATATGAGACAAGTGTGA
- the LOC131298363 gene encoding UDP-glycosyltransferase 92A1-like has translation MGASQEHIVMLPFMAHGHLIPFLALARQILRMTNFTITIATTPLNTAYLRSAAASDPTLSSAASESCRLRLAALPFNSSDHDLPPNTENPESLTPNQVITLFHSAAALESPSHRLVADIVAEEGRPPICIISDVFHGWATRVAEKIETVNVSFTTCGAFGTAAYMSLWQNLPHKSTDSDEFPVPGFPDSCRFHRTMLNQFVRAADGTDPWSRFLKPQLALSLGSFAWLCNTTEQIEVLGLEVLRKYTGIPVWSIGPLLPPAMLNSNSSTTLTLHSGRESGISTQNCIEWLDSKPNNSVIYISFGSQNTIGSSQMMELAKGLEQSGKPFIWVIRPPLGFDPKGEFKSKWLPEGFEGRISDSKQGLLVRKWAPQLEILRHKSTAAFVSHCGWNSALEGMSQGVPIIGWPLVSEQAYNAKMMVEELGVCVELARGLGSVVTAEEVRRVVELVTEEGGEMKRKAVEIGERMKAAVREEEGRKGSSVKAMEDFVCAILSAAGERRRRAVGVVHG, from the coding sequence ATGGGCGCCTCTCAAGAACACATAGTGATGCTACCATTCATGGCCCACGGCCACCTCATCCCTTTCCTAGCACTTGCTCGACAAATCCTCCGTATGACCAACTTCACCATCACTATAGCCACCACCCCTCTCAACACTGCATACCTCCGCTCAGCCGCGGCCTCCGACCCGACTCTCTCCTCCGCGGCCTCCGAATCCTGCCGCCTCCGCCTAGCCGCCCTCCCCTTCAACAGCTCCGACCACGACTTACCACCCAACACCGAGAACCCCGAGTCCCTCACTCCGAACCAAGTCATCACCCTCTTCCACTCCGCCGCAGCCCTTGAATCCCCCTCCCACCGCCTTGTCGCCGACATTGTCGCCGAAGAAGGCCGGCCCCCCATCTGCATAATCTCCGACGTCTTCCACGGCTGGGCAACACGGGTCGCCGAGAAGATCGAAACGGTCAACGTCAGCTTCACCACCTGCGGTGCTTTTGGCACCGCCGCCTACATGTCGCTGTGGCAAAACCTCCCTCATAAGTCCACAGACTCCGATGAATTCCCCGTGCCGGGTTTTCCCGATTCGTGTCGTTTCCATCGCACCATGCTTAACCAATTCGTTAGAGCAGCTGATGGAACCGATCCGTGGTCGAGATTTTTAAAACCACAGTTGGCCCTTTCCTTGGGATCGTTCGCGTGGCTCTGTAACACAACAGAGCAAATCGAAGTACTGGGTTTGGAAGTTCTAAGGAAATATACCGGAATTCCCGTTTGGAGTATTGGTCCTCTTCTCCCTCCAGCTATGCTTAATTCCAATTCATCTACTACATTGACTCTACACAGTGGGAGAGAATCAGGGATTTCAACTCAGAACTGTATCGAATGGCTTGACTCCAAACCGAACAACTCTGTAATTTACATTTCATTTGGATCACAGAACACAATTGGTTCATCCCAAATGATGGAGTTAGCCAAAGGTTTAGAACAAAGCGGGAAGCCATTCATTTGGGTGATAAGGCCTCCACTGGGGTTCGACCCGAAAGGGGAATTCAAATCCAAATGGTTACCCGAAGGATTCGAAGGCCGAATTTCAGATAGTAAACAGGGTTTGTTGGTGAGGAAATGGGCGCCTCAACTGGAGATTCTGCGACACAAATCAACGGCGGCGTTTGTGAGCCACTGCGGGTGGAATTCGGCGTTGGAGGGGATGAGCCAGGGGGTGCCGATAATAGGGTGGCCGTTGGTGTCGGAACAGGCGTACAATGCGAAGATGATGGTGGAGGAGTTGGGGGTTTGTGTGGAGCTGGCGAGGGGACTGGGAAGTGTCGTTACGGCAGAGGAGGTGAGGAGGGTGGTTGAGTTGGTGACGGAGGAGGGAGGGGAGATGAAGAGGAAGGCGGTCGAAATCGGTGAGAGAATGAAGGCAGCGGTgagagaggaggaagggagGAAGGGGTCTTCTGTGAAAGCAATGGAGGATTTTGTTTGTGCGATCCTCTCCGCCGCTGGTGAGAGGCGGAGGAGAGCAGTTGGGGTGGTGCATGGTTAA